A single region of the Gephyromycinifex aptenodytis genome encodes:
- a CDS encoding threonine/serine dehydratase yields the protein MLTSTDVHAAAERITGVVRATPVWTTTLDEVAAGLTFKLEMLQHTGTFKARGAANRILAAREQGLLDPNVGIAVASGGNAGLANAWAAARLGVPATVFVPQSAPAAKIRRLQAAGAQVVATGSEYAAAYTAASEHVARTGALHCHAYDQLEICAGAGTLASELLAQTDRQLDTVIVAVGGGGLMAGVAAALDQQDISVVGVEPSNAPTLHSALAAGEPVDVSVGGVAADSLGARRVGDIAFEVARRRQVTSVLVTDEAITHARRLLWERWRLVVEHGAATPLAALLAGAYRPDDGERVAVVLCGANTDPTDL from the coding sequence ATGTTGACCTCCACCGACGTTCACGCTGCAGCCGAACGGATCACCGGCGTGGTCCGCGCGACCCCGGTATGGACCACCACCCTTGACGAGGTCGCGGCTGGGCTCACCTTCAAACTCGAGATGCTGCAGCACACCGGCACCTTCAAGGCCCGGGGCGCGGCGAACCGGATCCTCGCCGCCCGCGAACAGGGCCTGCTCGACCCCAACGTCGGGATAGCGGTGGCCTCGGGCGGCAACGCCGGACTAGCCAACGCCTGGGCGGCCGCACGTTTGGGGGTACCGGCAACGGTCTTCGTACCGCAAAGCGCTCCTGCGGCCAAGATCCGGCGGTTACAGGCGGCTGGGGCGCAGGTCGTCGCGACGGGCAGCGAGTACGCCGCCGCGTACACAGCCGCATCGGAGCACGTGGCGCGAACCGGAGCACTGCACTGTCACGCCTACGACCAGTTGGAGATCTGCGCAGGCGCCGGAACCTTGGCCAGTGAGCTCCTGGCCCAAACCGACCGGCAGCTGGACACCGTCATCGTCGCGGTGGGCGGCGGTGGCCTCATGGCAGGAGTGGCCGCCGCGCTGGACCAGCAGGACATCAGCGTTGTCGGTGTGGAACCCAGCAACGCGCCAACGTTGCACAGCGCCCTGGCGGCGGGCGAACCGGTCGACGTCAGCGTGGGAGGGGTGGCAGCGGATTCGCTGGGCGCCAGACGTGTGGGAGACATCGCCTTCGAGGTGGCCCGCCGTAGGCAGGTCACGAGTGTGCTCGTCACCGACGAAGCGATCACCCACGCCCGCCGGTTGCTTTGGGAACGCTGGCGTCTGGTCGTCGAACACGGCGCAGCGACGCCCCTGGCTGCCCTGCTCGCCGGCGCCTATCGACCCGACGATGGCGAGCGCGTCGCAGTCGTGCTGTGCGGGGCCAACACTGACCCCACCGACCTGTGA
- a CDS encoding prepilin peptidase gives MFAALACPPPTEIPPMFPSALAVVGCLGGQQLSGWIQRGLHRRHDDRARGVSPALGPWLGCTWLLLGLRLASTPATLGALLLLSVPLLALAAIDADVHRLPDALTLPLYPLSLVVLTGASLLDDRLTAMGWSLAGCALGVSVFLAFALLTPRAALGLGDVKLAGVLGLIAGLGGPNALLLAVWLASALGGAQAVHALRHGAPAHTPIAFGPALILGTYAAIVVVGSANLPY, from the coding sequence ATGTTCGCCGCCCTCGCCTGCCCGCCACCAACCGAGATCCCGCCGATGTTCCCGTCGGCGTTAGCGGTGGTGGGCTGCCTGGGCGGTCAACAATTGAGCGGGTGGATCCAGCGCGGTCTGCACCGCCGACACGATGATCGAGCACGAGGGGTGTCTCCCGCCTTGGGCCCGTGGCTGGGCTGCACCTGGTTGCTGCTCGGCCTGCGATTGGCATCGACCCCGGCGACGCTGGGCGCCCTGCTCCTGCTCAGCGTGCCGCTGCTGGCGCTGGCCGCGATCGACGCCGACGTCCACCGCCTCCCGGACGCGCTCACGCTGCCGCTATACCCGCTGAGCCTGGTCGTACTCACCGGCGCGAGCCTGCTCGACGACCGACTCACCGCGATGGGGTGGAGCCTGGCCGGCTGCGCCCTGGGTGTGAGCGTGTTCCTGGCGTTCGCGCTGCTCACGCCGCGAGCCGCCCTCGGGTTGGGCGATGTGAAGCTCGCTGGCGTGCTCGGTCTCATCGCTGGTCTGGGGGGCCCGAACGCGCTCCTGCTGGCGGTGTGGCTCGCCAGCGCGCTCGGCGGCGCCCAGGCCGTTCACGCGCTGCGCCACGGAGCGCCCGCCCACACTCCCATCGCCTTCGGGCCGGCGCTCATTCTGGGCACCTACGCCGCCATCGTCGTCGTCGGCTCGGCGAACCTTCCCTATTAG
- a CDS encoding cell division protein PerM: MRDLRPDLRPSQFRDLAASLPPWTHAIGAAVGAAAASATIIVAVVFFVWLAGASGSASAGEALSAGIGAWLLAHGASLSLGQGRADLTPWLLTLLPFFAARWSAGRLVPQDSLGAARWDRLGGLRRDVGAHGIAFVAAYVVTACVLAFLARLGGVSVSLLGTLFGSALLALLAYLFALLSQHPLQAWLPEGVRLFRRRVPFWAQAALRPAVWGALGALAAGLLLVLLMLGLNAGRVLMLYRALQAGVIGDVGVTLGQLAYLPTFAVWALAWMAGPGFGIGAGSTVSWSLSQPGLLPLVPVFGALPDPGPLPTWNVAAVLVPISIGAGIGAMASRRLRRLHAAPTTLSQRAAAAAAAATLAAGLLTVAAAAASGPLGAARLAHVGVAVPAVGAALLGELLLGAALAALLGGVRLRRKEGSREGAAPVGSARPSKLRRRGEQSD, encoded by the coding sequence GTGCGTGACCTTCGTCCGGACCTCCGGCCCTCCCAATTTCGCGATCTCGCGGCCTCCCTGCCGCCATGGACGCATGCCATCGGCGCGGCCGTCGGTGCCGCTGCCGCCTCGGCGACGATCATCGTGGCCGTCGTCTTCTTCGTGTGGCTGGCCGGTGCCTCCGGGTCGGCTTCGGCCGGCGAAGCACTCAGCGCCGGTATCGGGGCGTGGCTGCTAGCGCACGGCGCGTCGCTGTCGTTGGGGCAGGGACGCGCCGACCTGACGCCCTGGCTGCTGACGTTGTTGCCGTTCTTTGCAGCCCGCTGGTCGGCCGGTCGGCTGGTTCCGCAGGACTCCCTTGGCGCTGCCCGCTGGGACCGGTTGGGCGGTCTGCGCCGCGACGTGGGCGCTCACGGGATTGCTTTCGTGGCCGCTTATGTCGTGACGGCGTGTGTGCTGGCCTTCCTCGCCCGCCTCGGCGGGGTCTCGGTCTCGCTGCTCGGCACCCTCTTCGGCAGTGCACTGTTGGCCCTGCTGGCCTACCTGTTTGCCCTGCTGTCCCAGCACCCGCTACAGGCGTGGCTGCCCGAAGGGGTGCGCCTGTTCCGCCGCCGGGTCCCGTTCTGGGCACAGGCGGCGCTGCGCCCCGCGGTGTGGGGGGCGCTCGGCGCGTTAGCTGCGGGTCTGTTGCTGGTGCTGCTTATGTTGGGGCTGAACGCGGGCCGGGTACTGATGCTTTATCGCGCGCTGCAGGCCGGCGTCATCGGTGACGTCGGGGTCACCTTGGGCCAATTGGCTTATCTGCCGACCTTCGCCGTATGGGCGCTGGCGTGGATGGCGGGCCCCGGTTTCGGTATCGGCGCCGGTTCGACGGTGTCCTGGTCGCTGTCGCAGCCGGGTCTGCTGCCGCTGGTGCCGGTCTTCGGTGCGCTGCCGGACCCCGGTCCGCTGCCGACGTGGAACGTCGCCGCGGTCCTGGTGCCGATCAGCATCGGCGCTGGGATCGGGGCGATGGCGTCGCGCAGGTTGAGGCGACTCCACGCCGCGCCGACGACGCTGTCGCAACGGGCCGCAGCGGCCGCTGCAGCGGCTACCCTCGCTGCGGGGCTGTTGACGGTGGCCGCTGCGGCAGCCTCCGGTCCACTCGGGGCAGCCCGGTTGGCCCACGTCGGGGTGGCTGTCCCGGCCGTTGGAGCAGCACTGCTGGGAGAACTGCTCCTGGGGGCCGCCCTGGCGGCGCTCTTGGGCGGGGTGCGCCTACGCCGGAAGGAAGGTTCACGGGAAGGTGCCGCCCCTGTCGGTTCAGCCCGGCCGAGCAAGCTCCGTCGCCGCGGTGAGCAGTCGGACTAA
- the purN gene encoding phosphoribosylglycinamide formyltransferase, with amino-acid sequence MTREPARLLVLVSGSGTNAQALLDACADPAYGARVLAVGADRDGIEGLARAHRAGVPTFVERLRDHRDRHAWDVALRDQVARYEPDLVIGAGFMKILGSAFLDRFGGRVINTHPALLPSFPGAHGVPDALAYGVRITGCTAHFVDAGVDTGPIIAQRAVEVRDDDTADSLHDRIKVEERAMLVDVVGRLARQGWRVQGRQVRFGDVR; translated from the coding sequence GTGACCCGCGAACCCGCCCGCCTGCTCGTTCTCGTCTCCGGCAGCGGCACCAACGCCCAAGCGCTGCTTGATGCCTGCGCCGACCCCGCCTACGGCGCCCGTGTGCTCGCCGTCGGCGCTGACCGTGACGGCATCGAAGGATTGGCGCGCGCGCATCGGGCGGGCGTGCCCACCTTCGTCGAGCGGCTGCGCGACCACCGGGACCGGCACGCGTGGGACGTCGCGTTGCGAGACCAGGTGGCCCGCTATGAACCGGATCTTGTTATCGGCGCTGGCTTCATGAAGATCCTCGGGTCGGCGTTCCTTGACCGCTTCGGGGGTCGCGTCATCAACACCCACCCCGCTCTGCTTCCGAGCTTCCCTGGCGCGCACGGCGTCCCGGACGCCTTGGCCTATGGTGTGCGCATCACTGGGTGCACGGCCCACTTCGTCGACGCCGGGGTCGACACCGGCCCGATCATCGCCCAACGCGCCGTCGAGGTCCGCGATGACGACACGGCCGACTCTCTGCATGACCGCATCAAGGTCGAGGAGCGCGCGATGCTCGTCGACGTCGTCGGTCGCCTCGCGCGACAAGGGTGGCGGGTGCAGGGGCGTCAGGTGCGCTTCGGGGACGTGAGGTGA
- a CDS encoding response regulator transcription factor, whose amino-acid sequence MTTDTPTAPVRVLVVDDDDEFRFLLVKFLDLADDLEVVGEVSAGAHVVPACEELRPEVVLMDIHMPDVDGIEATTRLTKTHPEIVVLALTVMADPATIARMLRAGARGYLLKSTNPSELAAHVRAVRAGGGALSPSVAAALINDVRRRPAPSAATSLPRPSEAEQQVLDGLARGLTNARMAEELSISTSAVKARLESLSRKWEISGRTRLLMAGVQSGYVLPPPAAGVVYPPIPPIVPEPMEPSSPMTWWGHLTSPKRT is encoded by the coding sequence ATGACGACCGACACCCCCACCGCCCCCGTCCGCGTGTTGGTCGTCGACGACGACGACGAATTCCGGTTTCTTCTGGTGAAGTTCTTGGACCTCGCCGACGACCTCGAGGTCGTGGGCGAGGTATCGGCGGGCGCGCACGTCGTCCCGGCCTGCGAGGAGTTGCGCCCCGAGGTCGTCCTCATGGACATCCACATGCCCGACGTCGACGGTATCGAGGCCACCACCAGGCTGACGAAGACCCACCCGGAGATCGTCGTCCTCGCCCTCACCGTCATGGCCGACCCCGCCACCATCGCGCGGATGCTGCGCGCCGGGGCGCGGGGGTACCTCCTTAAGTCCACCAACCCGAGCGAACTCGCCGCCCACGTGCGGGCCGTCCGCGCAGGCGGCGGCGCCCTCTCCCCGAGCGTCGCGGCCGCCCTCATCAACGACGTCCGCCGCCGCCCCGCCCCCTCCGCCGCCACATCGCTGCCCCGCCCCAGCGAGGCCGAGCAACAGGTACTCGACGGCTTGGCCCGAGGCCTCACCAACGCGCGCATGGCTGAGGAACTCTCCATCTCGACGAGCGCCGTCAAAGCTCGGCTGGAGTCGCTCTCGAGAAAGTGGGAGATCTCCGGCCGCACCCGACTCCTCATGGCCGGTGTTCAGTCCGGCTATGTCCTGCCCCCCCCAGCAGCCGGAGTCGTCTATCCCCCGATCCCGCCCATCGTGCCCGAACCCATGGAGCCCTCATCCCCGATGACCTGGTGGGGTCACCTCACGTCCCCGAAGCGCACCTGA
- a CDS encoding sensor histidine kinase yields MRRHAQLWIARGVLIVLGLSAADDARLDLSRGDWRDLLAQILLLCVCLVLWRGARGAAWSLIFAAACGALSMTGGDGVTTLFVFLLTGFAVAYTGRGRLVAAWVVGVAVCGFALFLRAVPLWSAPGIGLPLMGGTCVLALGLTVGDGQRRALRAEEQASEAEVARREAERRLAEAREADRRALADELHHGVARKLALASMRLGLLAETHGLPEASEVEALCREATNELRLLMGTLTAGEGESSGVAPPAVSSVVHAEAARLRHGGHAVEVFCPDEVTEPLRGTVGRIVEEAVANITRHAGAQAWCSIRVEVEPEGVRVEVRNTVGQGGGEPGTRLGLLALERRCALLYGTLWAGLVGGEWVLEAFLPAQPPDGASGGATPGSLPTPGRTARE; encoded by the coding sequence ATGCGCCGCCACGCCCAGCTCTGGATCGCGCGAGGCGTTCTCATCGTCCTGGGGCTCAGCGCCGCCGATGACGCACGACTCGATCTTTCGAGGGGGGACTGGCGAGATCTTCTCGCTCAAATCCTGTTGTTGTGCGTGTGCCTGGTGTTGTGGCGGGGGGCGAGGGGCGCCGCGTGGAGCTTGATCTTCGCTGCCGCGTGCGGGGCCCTGTCGATGACCGGCGGAGACGGCGTGACCACCCTGTTCGTCTTCCTGCTCACGGGGTTCGCGGTTGCCTACACGGGCCGGGGGCGGCTTGTCGCCGCGTGGGTGGTGGGCGTCGCAGTGTGCGGGTTCGCGCTGTTCCTGCGTGCTGTGCCGCTGTGGAGCGCGCCAGGGATCGGACTGCCGCTGATGGGCGGTACGTGCGTCCTGGCGCTGGGCTTGACCGTGGGGGACGGGCAGCGTCGTGCGCTACGGGCGGAGGAGCAGGCGTCGGAGGCCGAGGTGGCTCGTCGAGAAGCCGAGCGCCGGTTGGCCGAGGCTCGAGAGGCCGACAGGCGTGCACTGGCCGACGAGTTGCATCACGGAGTCGCCCGCAAGTTGGCGTTGGCGTCGATGCGGCTGGGGTTGCTCGCGGAGACGCACGGGCTGCCGGAGGCCTCGGAGGTGGAGGCGCTGTGTCGGGAGGCGACGAACGAGCTGAGGCTGCTCATGGGCACCCTGACGGCGGGCGAGGGAGAATCGTCGGGGGTGGCGCCACCGGCGGTGTCGAGCGTGGTGCACGCGGAGGCGGCGCGGCTGCGGCATGGTGGTCATGCCGTTGAGGTGTTCTGCCCCGATGAGGTGACGGAGCCGTTGCGTGGCACAGTCGGGCGCATCGTGGAGGAGGCCGTCGCCAACATCACGCGGCACGCGGGGGCGCAGGCGTGGTGCTCGATCCGGGTGGAGGTCGAGCCCGAGGGGGTGCGGGTCGAGGTCCGCAACACGGTGGGTCAGGGCGGCGGTGAGCCCGGTACGCGGCTGGGTCTCCTGGCCCTCGAACGGCGGTGCGCACTGTTGTACGGCACGCTCTGGGCCGGGTTGGTGGGTGGGGAGTGGGTGCTGGAGGCATTCCTCCCCGCGCAGCCCCCGGATGGCGCTTCCGGTGGTGCGACACCCGGCTCACTGCCGACACCTGGCCGGACGGCCAGGGAGTGA